The Vitis vinifera cultivar Pinot Noir 40024 chromosome 8, ASM3070453v1 genome segment AAATGCTCTCCCTCCCTTTTTgtctaaatttattatttcatcaACATGTTATTCTATTCTCCATCCACACAAAAAGTTCAACTGGATTCCTCTTCATCTACACAAGAAACTTAAGCATAGATAGGCAACATATGTGTCTTTCTCCTTCAAAATACCCTTCAAACTGATTCTTTGACAAATTGGTGCAACAGCCTTAGAACACATCTAGTTTTAGCTTTGAACTCAAAACTGCATTCATGGTACTCTCATGGGTTCATTTTGATGCATTAAAGTCATTATGTGATTTCCTGCTCCTAAAATTTTTTACCATGCTATACAAGATTGATACTTGATGGTGTCTTCCCCAACTTCCTTCAGGTTGCACCCTACAATACATTTTACTCACAGTTGGAAGAGCACATGAATCAAGTTGGAATTGAACCAACAGTCAACAAATGGGATGAACTTCTAGCACTGGGAGTGGTTGATCCACATGATTCATTATCTCATCCGGCAGGTGTCTCTGATATCCAAGCAGAATCAGCTACTCGCCTAGACCCTGACCAGTTCACAAATTTTTTGGTATGCTTTATGTTTTTATAGCAACTTGGTGAGGCAGTATTTTGTCATATTTTGCTGCTGTCTTTGCTAATAGTATCAATTTGATTTATGCATTCATTTGCTCATGTTTTTCGTCAAAAGGTTTTAGCTAATTTTCAGCATAGGTTCCTGGCTTAGTTGTATGCACTCACAGTGTTTGAACTCTGATATCTACATCAGAGCATTATAATGAGCTAGCATGCTTCCTTCCCCCCCCTCTCTTTGAGTGTTTGGGCTGGTTTTGGTATGGTACTGTAGGAGGTGTTGGGTGTGATTTAActttgtgatatttaattacaTGCTCTTGTGTGCTGTACTTTGCATCAACTATCATTACTCTTTTTATTCTTAATGCACAGATTCCGATTTGGTTTAACCTGTAATATTTTGTAGCATGCATCCTCTTGTTTGACATGCACCACTTGCCATCATGTACTCTTTTTGTTCTTGATGCACAGATTCCAAACTGGTTTGGAGGCGAATCTGCTGGGACTACAAAAGACAACCCATTTCCATTACCTGATGCATATATGGCATCTCAGCAGAGAAATGTATGTGTGCCAATTATGCTTATTATAGCAAAGATGATTTGATAATCTGTTTTTGGTATTAggctttgcatttttttttcgtCCACAATTCGCTTTCTGTCTTGATCTAATCTCAAATGCTTGAACAAAATGTTCTTTTTCCAGCACAAGAATTTAGGGGAGATTAAGCAAATTTTGAGGGAAACGCCACTTGAAGAGAACCGGAAGCGGGAATTATCATGTGCACTCCATGTATTTTTTAAAGACTGGTTATATGGTAATGATCGGTTCTTCATTATTTGTTGTCTGACTTATATGCTTATATATGTTCTTGCTGCTGGAAATTTAATTTGCTTTTTCTGTTAAAACAACATGCTTTATGATCCATCTTGAAAGTTTCACTTAGATTGAACCAAGTGAAAAGtttttttgaacaaaataatCCAATTAAATGTGATCCATCTATCTTTAAGTATATTCACACTGCATGCTATGCCATATTACTGATTATTCAGCTGATTTAATTTTGGCTGTTGATCATAGTTATGCTCCTGTTGTTCGCCATTCTTGATTTATTTGTATTGTTGTTAAAACCATCaaattatatattgaatttgtGTGTCCCATAGAAAGGCTAACAAGGATGTATTTAATCTTGTGACTCGACTCCTGCACTTAAGTTCTGGCAACATTGGATGCATTTTACCTGAAACTTACCCCCCTCATTTTCATCTACCCTGTCATGTTGAGATTTTTGTTCTGTATTTGCAATTAGGACTTCCAGAACTGGTGCATCCATTGAATGATACATTTGCATGGATCTCTCATTTGCCTAAAGCATTGGATCAATCGAGTTAGGTGGGATTTAACTAGTTTGTTCTGTTGATATGACAGCTTCCGGAAATATCCGTCAGCTCTATTGCCTGCAAGGTGACTGAAATTGCATGATGGTGCCGTGGCACAATCAAGGAGTAAAACAAGAAGTTTTTTGGCTTTCTGTCACTTTCAACCCTCACAAATTCTTCTTCCTCAGTTCTGTTGGTAGTGTAGGTAGCTGAGCATCATGGTCTTTGTAATTGGTGGCCCTTTTTATGCATTGAAACTGGTCCGTGGAATGCGACTAGGGATACATTTCCTAATCTTACTGTAATattctttggaaaaaaaaaaaaaaaaatcttccatGTAATATTTTGTTTACTTAGGTTTGAGCCTTGTGAAAGTAAAAAATTCTGGATTTCTTTAAGTTTCAAGTTTTGGCTGGTTTGTGATATATACAAGCTTTTCATTGTTCTTGCATGCCATCTTGATGGCGCTCAAAGAACATCAAATGGCATGGCATCTTGCGTCTGCGAGTAGGTGGGAATGAATCTGAGCTCACTTCTACTTTACCCCCATACACAAtcttaaatttaagaaaacccAGGCTATCAAGATTATATTTATGGAAATGAGATGATTTTAATTCGCGTGTCAAAAATAATCCAATGTTCTTTTCTTAAGGATACCTCACAAAGATAAGCTGTGAAGAAGTAAAACGAACAATCTGCAAATTGGCAACTTTTAGATGAGGCCTCTTCACTACCAGGTTGGAACCTTGTTACAGGTTGGCTCCATTTCATTGAGTTTCCATGTTGCAGATGAGCAGAAATCTCACCTACCCTAAGAGCCACTGCAAAAATTTTGGGTTCTTTAATGGCCTAGCCTGAAGGAGCCATTTGAAGTAACTTCTCTGCTTGCTCAGGAAAGAAGGTAATGAAAAGAAATGCACCTGGGCATTTGATAAGGTAAGACCAAAAACATCATATGTGAGATAGGAGCGATGTTTTGCCATCATCTATTGAAGTTTCAAGGCTTTGGTGGAAGAACTTACATATAAGTACAGTTCCAAGTACAGCTGATATTTTGCCTTGAATGGTAACCAGACCGGCTTTGCCAGCATCTTGCAACTCAGTGGATCCAACAGAATCAAACATTCCTGAGAAGTAAGGAAATCCTTGGATTACTTAAGCTTTACTCACAATAAAAGATAAGCTGGGTTCAAATCGAAAGACTGAAATTAGATTTAAAACCTGGTTTTACGGTTTGAAGCCCTGATGTTATACATGCAATGTTGGCAAAACCGGCTTGCTCTAACTTACTAGCAGCTGCAGCAGACCTtatagcaataataataataaaaatactatcTGGTTAAATGGTTTGGATCTAGAGCAAAATGGTCACTCAAAACGAATCAGCTAGATATGGTGCAACAAGAGATCCAAAAAGGAGGAAGctgataaaaagataaaaaagagtAGATGACCCAGCACAGAGTTTGATGGTTACAGCGTGTCTAAGATCATCATCAATGGAAGCAATTTAAACATTGAAACAGCTGCACCAAAGACTAACCTCAATCCTTCCTGACAGACAAGTAGTAGTTTGCTTTCGGGGGAAAACTGGCTCTTAACAGACTGTACAAAGTCAGGATTCACTTTAGTGAATGGTAATCCAAAGAACAAGCCAGAAAAATTGTTGTGCACAGTCCTCTTTATAATTGTGCCTGCAGAGGCCAAAAGGGTTTAGTGAGACTCACAAGACCAATTCTGAAGGGTGCATATGAACAAACTTGAacctaaaaacaattatttggAAAGGAGTTAAAGATCTTTACCCAAGTCATTGTCCTGGTTTTCGATAAATAGAGGAACATGATAACATGACTTTATATGAGCTCGATCATATTGAGATTTGTCTCGCACGTCCAGAATTGCATATCCCTCAACTGCTATAAGTTTCTTGCCTTCTTCAGCATTAACAAAATTCACTTCTGCCTTAATTTGGAGGTTTCTTCTGCCAAGTGACTTCCCCACCATAGTCCTTCCATGGCGAGTCTCCAACATCAATCTTGAAGTCCGGAAATTGCTGAAATTAAACCTCTAATCCTTTTTACTCCCATGTTCATAATCATTTGATTTTCGATTTCTATATTAGTAGAACGCATAAGTTCTTTGCATCCACCAACTTCATAaccaaaatgatgatgaaattttATGATACTATTACAATTAGGAAGAGGGGAAAAAATCATTTCCTGGAAACCTAAATTTTGtatagaaaatgatagaattcatCTGAAACGGCAAGGGAAGAACATGGAGGGGTCAGGCATTCGATATTGATTCCACGTTTTCATAAGGGAAATTCACTAAagagcaaaagaaaataatccCATCTTGTACTACAGCTCAATTTTGCATTCCTGTTCTCAAATCCCGGCTTGGTCGGGAAAATAGAGGAATTCAAACAGGAAAGAAAAACGAAAATTAAGAATTCAATGTTTTATGATGTCAAAGTTTCCGAgaatgaaaattcatttgaaGTAAACCCAATGGCAGTTTTAGGCTCAGTAATGTTTTTCTTCAACCCCAGCTATTGAAAAGTAAATTGTTTCaaactttcccttcttttccagCATTTTCTCAGAGACCTTCCAATAAAATTCACATTAAAAGTTGAAAGAACAGAACGGAATTTCAGAATTAGCAGAAAAATCAAATGGGTAATGAGAGTACCTTCGAGATGAGAGTGGCATACAACAACAAAGCCCGGCCATTAAGAGAttttagaaatcaaaatttcactCTCTAACCGAAGTCTCTCTCTGAAAAAGagcactttctctctctctagaatAGCACCACACAGACAGCGAGTTTCCTTCATGAACATTCGGCCATGGCCATGAATGACCCAAGAAATTCAGGAGGGGCAATGGGTTTTTGCCACGTGGCATGAGAATCCGGATATATTTCTTGCGAGCTTGCGGACCCAAACGATGCgttttgaatattttgtatttatttaggATTCCATTTCCCATGGGGCATCACGCTGCCATACAAAAATCTACCCAAAACATTAACAACTTATATTTGTTTccaccaaattttttttcacattcatCTGAATATCcttaaatttaaatacaaattCATCACTCTTTTGTTAGGAATTATGAGAAGACCATTCCAtaaaagttctattttttttagtctgAATCATATCTTCTTCTTGGCTATTATATATTGGTATCAAAGCAACAACCAGGCACCAAATAATGGCGAATGGGACTAGAGCACAAGAAGTTCGTTAATTGGACTATTCGGTGAAGCCATTGAAGATTGGTATAAAGATAGtatcaaatattcaaacaaATGTCCCaaacttttttataaaataataaaataatttatccattttaaaaacatttaataaattaaattttaaaaaattcaaacaaaatttattctattttaaaacatccaatatgttaaaatttttgaagtgcataattttgaaattttaaataaaaaattaactttgtttaaataaaaataaaagccatTTAAACACACTAAAATAATCACATTTAAGGACATTAAAACAGTTAAATAtgaatgaaaggaaaataaaatgaagagaaaaatatgGTTAAAACTAGGAAACTACTTGCAGAAATGTCTTCAGTGAGCATGAAATTTAAAAGACAATGATCCTGCAAGTACTGCAAGAAGTGATGAAAGTTCAAGGCAATAAACccaaaatttacctatcaaaaaacagatttcaagcaaaaaaataaataataattctaatgaATTCCAAGATAAAAGaatcaacaaataaaataacaatacaaCAAATTAGATTTCTTCAAGAAAACAAAAGCCTTTTGCAATATCAATTTGATTCTCTCTTTCTAAATCAATTATTTGGCTGCAAAAAATTTCACTCCCAGCCAGTTTTATCTTCTTGAATTCAAATTAGGAAGATTAATTCTATGATGTttgtacaaataaaaatttcaagaacCATAGACAAAGTTAATACAAACATAGTACCTATtcaaaagtgaaagaaaatttaagaatacaaaagaaatttaatcTTTACTCCCAATTTAACAGAACTTAGATAATGATACATTTAAGATATAGGCATAAAAAAATCTACACTTAAgagtagaaaatataaatatagttATTCAACTTCAaatctttattatataaaaattattatattaacaattatatttttaaactcgTTTTTAATATGGATATTGAATCAACCATCTATACCAAAGAATCACAATCATGAAGGTGGAGAGAAGCCCACTTCACCAAAGATTGCTCTTTCCTTGATCTTGAACTGTAACATAAATCTTATCAAAATATGTTCATTAAAGAcagaaataagaaaataagcATGCACATAGGACGGTAATCAAGGAGACAAACTATGCTCATTGGCACATATATTGGTGGAACCCAGTATGATTGCCCAATATATCATGTAAGCCCCATTCCTACTGTACAGCTGCCTAAAATCTTGGAGCAGTAACTAATTTGGAGTCAAGAATGATTCATTATTTTCCATCCAAAAACCATAGAAAGAACAAAGGAATATTTGTGGGCAAAGCAGActgaggaaaagaaagaaggaaagaaaattgaattcTGAACCATGTAATCAATGT includes the following:
- the LOC100241760 gene encoding rhodanese-like domain-containing protein 9, chloroplastic, which codes for MAGLCCCMPLSSRSNFRTSRLMLETRHGRTMVGKSLGRRNLQIKAEVNFVNAEEGKKLIAVEGYAILDVRDKSQYDRAHIKSCYHVPLFIENQDNDLGTIIKRTVHNNFSGLFFGLPFTKVNPDFVQSVKSQFSPESKLLLVCQEGLRSAAAASKLEQAGFANIACITSGLQTVKPGMFDSVGSTELQDAGKAGLVTIQGKISAVLGTVLICAFLFITFFPEQAEKLLQMAPSG